A window of the Halococcus salifodinae DSM 8989 genome harbors these coding sequences:
- a CDS encoding DUF3592 domain-containing protein translates to MNMLQVEVFSEYFGVFFAVIGIIFLLVGGQGLRGTLSFRRRAKQTEGVVTDLRARSSGSRTGGDPNVVYYPVLEFTTQDDRQVKTEARSGRSPAPADEGERVTVQYDPADPTSAEIAGSSTGLFLYGLFIVLGAIFTVVGLVVQYALSLF, encoded by the coding sequence ATGAACATGTTGCAAGTTGAGGTATTTTCCGAGTATTTCGGGGTGTTCTTCGCGGTGATCGGCATAATCTTTCTACTGGTCGGTGGACAAGGACTCCGGGGGACGCTGTCGTTCCGACGACGGGCGAAACAGACGGAGGGCGTCGTCACCGATCTACGCGCACGGTCGAGCGGCTCCCGAACTGGCGGTGACCCCAACGTCGTGTACTATCCTGTCTTGGAGTTCACCACCCAAGATGATCGTCAAGTGAAAACTGAAGCTCGCTCAGGTCGCTCTCCAGCCCCTGCTGATGAAGGCGAGCGGGTGACCGTTCAGTACGATCCCGCCGATCCGACTTCGGCCGAAATCGCAGGTAGTTCGACCGGGTTGTTTCTCTATGGGTTGTTCATCGTGCTGGGAGCGATTTTCACCGTTGTCGGACTCGTGGTGCAGTATGCACTCAGTCTCTTCTGA
- a CDS encoding IS4 family transposase codes for MPSEPSSRRIEQRLTTLFPSIALEDHAEAVGVVERDSKFQIPAMVWALVFGFAAGESRTLAAFRRAYNATADKTLSPGGFYQRLTPLFAAYLRDLVEFALDEVAVPHTVCDEFDQFRDVMIADATVLRLHRFLREQYQGRREEQAGAKLHLLHNVTDRTIEKLSITGERPHDSTEFETGSWLEGRLLILDLAYFKFRRFARIDENGGYFVSRLKRNTKPEIVEELREWRGRAIPLEGEEVFDIAENLQRKYVDVEVEVEFRRGPYAGTRSWDTKRFRVVGVRNEDADDYHFYITNLPRKWLLPADIATLYRCRWAVELLFRELKTLYELDEFDTTNPAVVEILLYAAMLTLLVSRELLELVIEQADEEAVFPPERWAATFRSHAQRILKRLSDYLGYSPPPLLERMAADAQKIHQQRPVLQERFATAAQPTAGVS; via the coding sequence ATGCCTTCGGAACCCTCCTCACGTCGGATTGAACAGCGACTCACTACGCTCTTTCCATCGATAGCTCTCGAAGACCACGCCGAGGCAGTCGGCGTGGTCGAACGCGACAGCAAGTTCCAGATACCTGCGATGGTCTGGGCGCTCGTGTTCGGCTTCGCCGCAGGCGAGAGCCGAACACTCGCTGCGTTTCGCCGCGCTTACAACGCTACTGCCGATAAGACGCTCTCTCCCGGCGGGTTCTATCAGCGATTGACACCGCTATTCGCCGCGTACCTCCGCGACCTCGTCGAGTTCGCGCTCGACGAGGTCGCTGTCCCTCACACTGTCTGTGACGAGTTTGACCAATTCAGAGACGTAATGATCGCCGACGCAACCGTTCTGCGGTTGCATCGGTTCCTGAGAGAACAGTACCAGGGACGACGCGAGGAGCAGGCTGGAGCGAAGCTCCACCTGCTCCACAACGTCACCGACCGAACTATCGAGAAACTCTCCATCACTGGCGAACGTCCCCACGACAGCACCGAGTTCGAGACCGGTTCGTGGCTAGAGGGACGGTTGCTAATCCTCGATCTGGCGTACTTCAAGTTCCGTCGCTTCGCCCGGATCGACGAAAACGGTGGCTACTTCGTGAGTCGTCTCAAGCGGAACACCAAGCCAGAGATCGTCGAAGAACTGCGCGAATGGCGCGGACGCGCCATTCCGCTGGAAGGCGAGGAGGTCTTCGATATCGCGGAGAACCTCCAGCGAAAGTACGTCGACGTCGAGGTCGAAGTGGAGTTCAGACGCGGGCCATACGCGGGCACGCGGTCGTGGGATACGAAGCGCTTCCGCGTCGTCGGCGTCCGCAACGAGGACGCCGACGACTACCACTTCTACATCACGAACCTCCCGAGAAAGTGGTTGCTGCCGGCGGATATAGCGACGCTGTACCGCTGCAGATGGGCGGTGGAGTTGCTGTTTCGGGAACTGAAGACGCTGTACGAACTCGATGAGTTCGACACGACCAACCCTGCGGTAGTGGAGATTCTGCTGTATGCGGCGATGCTGACGCTGTTGGTGAGCCGGGAATTGCTGGAACTGGTGATCGAACAGGCCGATGAGGAGGCAGTGTTCCCACCGGAACGCTGGGCGGCGACCTTCCGGTCGCACGCCCAGCGGATCCTCAAACGGCTCAGCGACTACCTCGGCTATTCGCCACCACCGCTGTTGGAACGGATGGCAGCCGACGCCCAGAAGATCCATCAACAGCGTCCAGTCCTACAGGAACGGTTCGCTACCGCCGCTCAACCAACCGCTGGAGTTAGCTAA
- the ddh gene encoding D-2-hydroxyacid dehydrogenase, with translation MSMEVSSIGIDRSVSAVFPPEQLRDALTDAVEVAVIDAGNDPLEPYDAVVTMAYHESYLEGVHWIHSIQAGVDRFPVDELRKHGVTLTNSSGIHGPAVGETVIGYMLSFARRLLPAVKSQTHREWSPPAWDDAYTLANERCCIVGLGTLGRGIVERTSALGLNVVGVRRSGEPLDEVRTVYPPDDLHTAIRDSKFVVLAVPLVDETHHLMSTKEFAAMRDDAILINVARGPVVDQEALGDALEAEALGGAALDVFEAEPLPEESPLWEFEEVLITPHCAGFTEDYYRNVAGLVRENLVNIDTGEEFVNRIV, from the coding sequence ATGAGCATGGAGGTTTCGAGCATTGGAATCGATAGGTCCGTCTCGGCCGTCTTTCCGCCCGAACAGTTGCGAGACGCCCTCACGGACGCCGTTGAGGTGGCAGTCATCGACGCTGGCAACGACCCTCTCGAACCGTACGACGCCGTCGTTACGATGGCCTATCACGAGAGCTACCTTGAGGGAGTCCACTGGATTCACTCAATTCAGGCGGGTGTGGATCGCTTCCCCGTTGACGAGTTACGCAAGCACGGGGTGACCCTTACAAACAGCAGTGGCATCCATGGTCCGGCGGTCGGCGAGACCGTCATAGGATACATGCTTTCGTTCGCACGTCGATTGCTGCCAGCTGTGAAATCGCAAACCCATCGGGAGTGGTCGCCACCCGCATGGGACGACGCATATACGCTGGCAAACGAACGTTGTTGCATCGTCGGGTTAGGGACGCTTGGGAGAGGAATCGTCGAGCGAACTTCCGCGCTTGGACTCAACGTCGTCGGCGTCCGTCGCTCCGGTGAACCTCTTGATGAGGTCCGAACAGTCTATCCCCCAGACGACCTCCATACAGCGATCCGGGACTCGAAGTTTGTCGTGCTCGCGGTTCCGCTCGTCGACGAAACTCACCATTTGATGTCCACCAAAGAGTTCGCCGCGATGCGAGACGACGCGATTTTGATTAACGTCGCTCGTGGACCTGTGGTTGACCAAGAAGCACTCGGTGACGCTCTCGAAGCGGAGGCGCTCGGTGGGGCTGCCCTCGACGTTTTCGAGGCGGAACCGCTACCTGAGGAATCCCCACTCTGGGAGTTCGAGGAAGTTCTCATCACCCCACACTGCGCGGGGTTCACCGAGGACTACTATCGAAACGTCGCTGGCCTCGTCCGAGAGAATCTCGTCAACATCGACACTGGTGAGGAATTCGTCAATCGGATCGTTTAG
- a CDS encoding YihY/virulence factor BrkB family protein: MYYIFPDTDVTLGEILPGVFVTAVGLTAFESVFRLYTQFKSPGSSAIAGVLVLLTWLYFSGLIILVGVAVNAVLSNRSADVDIEPVTRPAQNNSESSRSNTADSQGIVEAVHSVERTLSEGDEMRLISNGNDVLLPSPHRVVASDEDTASTADSSVSLELHWDRSR; this comes from the coding sequence ATGTACTACATTTTCCCGGATACCGACGTGACACTGGGAGAAATCCTGCCTGGTGTGTTCGTGACTGCTGTGGGACTGACCGCGTTCGAGTCGGTATTCCGGCTGTATACGCAGTTCAAATCACCGGGGAGTAGTGCGATCGCTGGTGTTCTTGTACTGTTGACATGGCTCTATTTCAGTGGCTTGATCATCCTGGTTGGTGTCGCTGTCAACGCCGTTCTCTCGAATCGGAGCGCGGATGTCGATATTGAGCCAGTGACCCGACCAGCACAGAACAACAGTGAAAGCAGCAGGAGTAACACAGCAGATTCCCAGGGTATTGTCGAGGCAGTCCATAGTGTCGAGAGAACTCTTTCTGAAGGTGATGAGATGAGACTGATATCGAACGGGAACGATGTCCTGTTACCTTCACCACACCGTGTCGTTGCTTCCGATGAAGACACGGCGTCTACGGCCGACAGTTCAGTGAGTCTCGAACTCCACTGGGACAGATCCCGGTGA
- a CDS encoding YihY/virulence factor BrkB family protein: MKPLTERIDENRFDRPISIVRAIVHELRTEKVTFMAGSIAYHAFVSMLPLLVLVLTIISTVGDRSLEAAFVSFAERVLTPSTGGVLIGQLESAGTSTGLSILGLGVLLWGTLRIFRGLDTAFSDIYETGSANTFTDQLTDGVVVFLTFGLALVAGWAINSILSSVDPGVIATIIRPVVLIIGLAITFVPMYXIRE; encoded by the coding sequence ATGAAGCCCCTCACTGAACGGATCGATGAGAATCGATTCGACCGTCCCATCAGCATCGTTCGAGCGATCGTTCATGAACTCCGCACAGAGAAGGTGACGTTCATGGCGGGCAGTATCGCGTATCACGCGTTTGTGTCGATGCTTCCGTTGTTGGTGTTGGTGCTGACGATCATCTCGACTGTCGGCGATCGGAGTCTCGAAGCGGCGTTCGTCTCGTTTGCCGAACGCGTTCTCACACCGAGTACTGGTGGGGTTCTCATTGGCCAACTCGAATCTGCCGGGACATCCACGGGACTGTCGATCCTTGGACTGGGAGTGCTGCTCTGGGGAACACTCCGAATCTTCCGCGGGCTCGATACCGCGTTTTCGGATATTTACGAGACGGGATCGGCGAATACCTTCACCGATCAGCTTACCGATGGGGTGGTGGTGTTTCTGACGTTCGGACTGGCGTTGGTGGCAGGGTGGGCGATCAATTCGATTCTGTCGAGCGTCGATCCGGGAGTGATTGCGACGATCATCCGGCCGGTAGTCCTCATTATCGGGTTAGCGATCACGTTCGTACCGATGTACNCGATCCGGGAGTGA
- a CDS encoding mechanosensitive ion channel family protein produces MTSPHILGDGVVLQTVPDSLQPLVNGFLEAVPLVVGAIVILLLGWIVGRIFGGIVKRLVQGIGPAQYTEGTPLEREGDADRSIAQALGKFVKYVIYLLAVLATVSYLGIAVPGGFLTGVGGGLVQVIVAIAILIVGVAIGRFVGGLVGNIVAGLGLDSYVRDTPLADVTDSVGGIGTAVGKIVEYLIYFFALLMALDYAGIAIPGGFLTNIANGAVQIIVAGVILVVGFAIGRFVGDLIASVVSGFGLDTYVRDTPLADATDAVGGIGNAAGKLVEFLIYYFALVAAVDALDFPALSEPLTEFIGQIPLILGALAVLIVGIYVADLLGDIVANADTSRAADIAGLAVQLFVYYIVIVFALDTAGFDTSVLTSLFNTVITAFFGALGLALAIGVGGMLALGGQDYVAENIDDWVGSARSSASDLNEDTESNSGPDDGFESPGSTDD; encoded by the coding sequence ATGACAAGTCCACACATACTCGGCGATGGTGTCGTTCTCCAGACAGTCCCGGACTCGCTCCAGCCATTGGTCAACGGGTTCCTCGAAGCGGTCCCGTTGGTGGTTGGCGCGATCGTCATCCTGCTGCTCGGGTGGATCGTCGGCCGAATCTTCGGTGGGATCGTTAAGCGCCTCGTCCAAGGGATTGGTCCCGCCCAGTACACCGAGGGGACACCCCTCGAACGCGAGGGTGATGCGGATCGGAGCATCGCACAGGCGCTCGGAAAATTCGTCAAGTACGTCATCTACCTGCTCGCAGTCCTCGCCACGGTCAGTTACCTCGGAATCGCGGTTCCCGGTGGGTTCCTGACTGGCGTCGGTGGCGGGCTGGTCCAGGTCATCGTTGCTATTGCGATCCTCATTGTCGGAGTCGCCATTGGCCGATTCGTCGGGGGTCTCGTTGGGAACATTGTCGCCGGATTGGGCCTCGATAGTTACGTCCGTGACACCCCACTCGCTGACGTCACTGATTCAGTCGGCGGCATCGGCACCGCTGTTGGGAAGATCGTCGAGTACCTCATTTACTTCTTTGCGCTACTCATGGCGCTCGACTACGCTGGAATCGCGATTCCAGGTGGGTTCCTGACGAACATCGCCAACGGTGCGGTGCAGATCATCGTCGCCGGCGTCATCCTCGTCGTCGGGTTCGCTATCGGTCGGTTCGTGGGTGACCTCATCGCTAGCGTGGTTTCGGGGTTCGGGCTCGACACCTACGTCCGAGACACGCCGCTCGCTGACGCCACGGATGCGGTCGGTGGTATCGGTAACGCCGCCGGGAAACTCGTCGAGTTCCTTATTTACTACTTCGCGTTGGTCGCGGCGGTCGATGCGCTTGATTTCCCGGCGTTGTCGGAACCATTGACCGAATTCATCGGCCAGATCCCACTGATCCTCGGCGCTCTCGCCGTCCTTATTGTCGGGATCTACGTGGCCGACCTGCTCGGCGACATAGTTGCGAACGCTGACACGAGCCGAGCAGCCGACATTGCCGGTCTGGCTGTCCAGCTGTTCGTCTACTACATCGTGATCGTGTTCGCACTCGACACAGCTGGGTTCGACACGTCCGTACTGACGAGCCTGTTCAACACGGTCATCACGGCGTTCTTCGGCGCACTCGGACTGGCGCTCGCTATCGGTGTCGGTGGGATGCTCGCACTTGGTGGGCAGGACTACGTCGCCGAGAATATCGACGACTGGGTTGGGAGTGCGCGCAGTAGCGCATCCGATCTCAACGAGGACACCGAATCGAACTCTGGGCCGGACGACGGCTTCGAGTCGCCAGGATCGACCGACGACTGA
- a CDS encoding DUF7260 family protein has protein sequence MCEIDAAVSELANSPLEGWSARELRAARDRLYTLEHDCDMLANQRQAFLNERPPMDNLHLDGKEFDEYLYHSQDFTYPVLSAITAHVERIQRVRGRICKHLATE, from the coding sequence CTGTGCGAGATCGACGCTGCTGTCTCCGAACTTGCTAATTCACCTCTTGAAGGGTGGTCCGCTAGGGAACTCAGAGCCGCTCGTGACCGACTCTACACGCTAGAACACGACTGCGATATGCTTGCCAATCAACGCCAAGCGTTCCTCAACGAACGTCCACCGATGGACAACCTACATCTCGATGGGAAAGAGTTTGATGAGTACCTCTATCACTCACAGGACTTTACCTACCCTGTTTTGTCAGCGATAACGGCCCACGTCGAGAGAATACAACGGGTACGTGGCAGAATATGCAAACACTTAGCCACTGAATAG
- a CDS encoding DUF7260 family protein — MTSQATEPISAARERVEQEQARTQVEERAFQRFHTHVANIECSRSQNEAWGQPQNSISVHLNTEPGGAMVERIENAFQETLLDTTHYDDEYNDASIYETMAAEFGPAIAHVLRQNTYISSDLQTTILDAAKQASRERKAFSMWLDREATSLAETAEQLCEIDAXAKRSRCGSIEKPPRSRKLPNNCARSTLLSPNLLIHLLKGGPLGNSEPLVTDSTR, encoded by the coding sequence ATGACTTCACAAGCGACCGAGCCCATCAGCGCCGCACGTGAGCGTGTTGAGCAAGAACAGGCCCGAACACAGGTCGAAGAGCGCGCATTCCAGCGGTTTCATACCCACGTTGCCAATATCGAATGCAGTCGCTCCCAGAACGAGGCCTGGGGGCAACCACAGAACTCAATCTCTGTACATCTCAATACGGAACCCGGCGGAGCGATGGTCGAGCGGATCGAGAACGCCTTTCAGGAGACGCTACTGGATACTACTCACTACGACGACGAGTACAACGACGCCTCGATCTACGAAACCATGGCGGCAGAGTTCGGGCCAGCCATTGCCCACGTCCTCAGGCAGAACACCTACATTTCCTCGGACCTCCAGACGACGATCCTTGATGCTGCAAAGCAGGCGTCTCGCGAGCGCAAAGCGTTCTCGATGTGGCTCGATCGAGAAGCCACCTCGCTCGCGGAAACTGCCGAACAACTGTGCGAGATCGACGCTGNCGCAAAGCGTTCTCGATGTGGCTCGATCGAGAAGCCACCTCGCTCGCGGAAACTGCCGAACAACTGTGCGAGATCGACGCTGCTGTCTCCGAACTTGCTAATTCACCTCTTGAAGGGTGGTCCGCTAGGGAACTCAGAGCCGCTCGTGACCGACTCTACACGCTAG
- a CDS encoding DUF7563 family protein produces the protein MPECQNCEAFVTDQYVRVFAPTGMESVRVCPNCPGKVREGADVRDARSPRH, from the coding sequence ATGCCTGAATGCCAGAACTGCGAGGCGTTCGTCACCGACCAGTATGTCCGGGTGTTCGCACCTACTGGAATGGAATCAGTACGCGTCTGTCCGAACTGTCCAGGAAAAGTCCGCGAGGGGGCTGACGTTCGTGATGCGCGATCACCGCGACACTGA
- a CDS encoding mechanosensitive ion channel family protein, which yields MIPLQQGFSLDPQSLLNQYGPALINAAVTIVLFLVSFVIIYYVGKAIVVRMLNAALNSRDVDETIAGLVVSTVVAITAVLAIVIAATIAGAGVVLAAFATLAGALALAVGFAAQDLISNFVAGIFIIQDEPFKVGDWIEWDGNVGVVREIQLRVTKLDTFDNEEVTVPNSDLASAVVTNPTGNDQLRVGVDFGIEYDDDIEAARTAILDEARKLDGALSEPEPAAPVTSLGDSAVVLSGRVWINPNETGYAPTAAAFTEAVKKRFDAEGIGMPYPYTEITGSVDVENPGEAGYTSTDD from the coding sequence ATGATACCACTCCAGCAGGGGTTTTCACTCGACCCACAGTCGTTGCTGAATCAGTACGGACCGGCACTCATCAACGCCGCCGTGACGATCGTGCTGTTCCTCGTTTCGTTCGTCATCATCTACTACGTCGGCAAGGCCATCGTGGTCCGGATGTTGAACGCCGCGCTCAATAGCCGCGATGTCGACGAGACGATTGCAGGACTCGTTGTGAGTACTGTGGTCGCGATCACGGCTGTGCTTGCGATCGTGATCGCAGCCACCATCGCGGGTGCTGGCGTCGTGCTCGCGGCGTTCGCGACGCTCGCCGGTGCGCTCGCGCTCGCGGTCGGCTTCGCTGCACAGGACCTCATCTCGAACTTCGTCGCGGGAATATTCATTATCCAAGACGAGCCATTCAAGGTCGGCGACTGGATCGAATGGGACGGCAACGTTGGTGTCGTCCGGGAGATTCAACTCCGGGTCACGAAACTCGATACCTTCGACAACGAAGAGGTCACCGTCCCGAATAGCGATCTCGCCAGTGCCGTTGTGACTAATCCGACGGGCAACGATCAGCTCAGAGTCGGCGTGGACTTCGGCATCGAGTACGACGACGATATCGAGGCGGCTCGCACGGCAATTCTCGACGAGGCACGGAAGCTCGATGGTGCGCTTTCCGAACCCGAACCAGCCGCGCCGGTCACGAGTCTCGGCGATTCCGCGGTCGTGCTCTCGGGACGTGTCTGGATCAACCCCAACGAAACCGGCTACGCACCCACCGCCGCGGCGTTCACCGAGGCAGTCAAGAAACGCTTCGACGCCGAGGGCATCGGTATGCCGTACCCCTATACTGAGATTACCGGGAGCGTCGATGTCGAGAATCCCGGCGAGGCCGGATACACGTCAACGGACGACTAA
- a CDS encoding PadR family transcriptional regulator, translated as MDDLTGFQRDLLYVIGSFDEESPPHGLAIKDEIEKGYSGEINHGRLYPNLDSLREMGLIEKGTIDKRTNSYELSQRGRRELETRREWESELVDLNTA; from the coding sequence ATGGATGACTTGACCGGGTTCCAGCGTGATTTGCTCTACGTGATCGGTAGCTTTGATGAGGAGTCACCGCCCCACGGCCTTGCGATCAAAGACGAAATCGAGAAAGGCTACTCCGGCGAGATCAATCACGGGCGACTCTACCCGAATCTGGATTCCCTCCGTGAGATGGGGTTGATCGAGAAGGGGACGATCGACAAACGCACCAACTCCTATGAGCTCTCCCAGCGCGGTCGTCGTGAACTCGAAACCCGTCGTGAGTGGGAATCGGAGCTTGTCGACCTCAACACCGCCTGA
- a CDS encoding phosphoadenosine phosphosulfate reductase domain-containing protein, translated as MSTAIPDAVDTTASRSARRVLARTPTDGEVLALVSGGHDSLSAMAVAHRSSRVDLSGIVHVNTGIGVPQTRAFIKERAETLGLDYYEVGVPCDEPGQVHEYRRPHEEYPALIRKYGLPGPGAHKYMYWNLKEKPLRRFLNERSEPITLVSGVRRGESDRRMEHVDEEGISEYLGYTTVSPLVDFTGLDVRRYRTALDLPMNPVKERLEISGECLCGAFATRGELRMIRLFYPRVYRRILCLEAMVGAHTATDDGPEKSYGEWGHNRLKDREQAARQDDQQMLLCDACESSCRGDENRDCG; from the coding sequence ATGAGCACAGCCATTCCCGACGCCGTCGATACGACAGCTTCACGCAGCGCCCGGCGTGTCCTCGCTCGAACGCCGACCGACGGCGAGGTACTGGCACTGGTCTCTGGCGGTCACGACTCGCTCTCAGCGATGGCGGTCGCCCACCGGTCGTCGCGAGTCGATCTCTCCGGGATCGTCCACGTCAACACCGGCATCGGGGTTCCCCAGACACGCGCGTTCATCAAGGAGCGCGCGGAGACACTCGGTCTCGACTACTACGAGGTTGGTGTCCCGTGTGATGAGCCCGGCCAGGTACACGAGTACCGCCGGCCGCACGAAGAGTACCCGGCACTCATCCGCAAGTACGGATTGCCGGGTCCTGGGGCGCACAAATACATGTACTGGAATTTAAAAGAGAAACCACTGCGACGATTCCTCAACGAACGCTCCGAGCCGATCACGCTCGTCTCGGGCGTTCGGCGTGGCGAATCCGACCGGCGGATGGAGCACGTCGACGAGGAAGGCATCTCGGAGTATCTTGGCTACACTACGGTCTCGCCGCTCGTGGATTTCACCGGTCTCGATGTTCGACGCTACCGAACCGCGCTTGATCTTCCGATGAATCCGGTCAAAGAGCGGCTGGAAATCTCCGGAGAGTGTCTATGCGGGGCCTTCGCCACTCGGGGCGAGCTGCGGATGATTCGCCTGTTCTACCCACGGGTCTATCGCCGAATCCTCTGTCTCGAGGCAATGGTGGGCGCGCACACAGCTACCGACGACGGTCCGGAGAAGAGCTACGGCGAGTGGGGCCACAATCGGCTGAAAGACCGCGAGCAGGCCGCCCGACAGGATGATCAGCAAATGCTGCTGTGCGACGCCTGCGAATCGTCGTGTCGCGGCGACGAGAATCGAGACTGTGGCTGA
- a CDS encoding ParB/RepB/Spo0J family partition protein: MAKDPFYYQLDQDYRGTRVRVHTADFTYEGWCRMFHYDQHAVLLYDVERDDAEEVGPVTISEPETIERIEAGGPIREIRVDAIRPSPYNAREYDDPDHKTFVKQTRERGHLLTFPAVRPLSDGEYETVGGHKRMEAARRAGLDDLPVRVLDLDDWEAARRFVDEHIPVQGASERNMYGQEGIDHALAQLREKWSDKRLRELTPLKPYLEEKLASTRHEAVRQGYAGSHALR, from the coding sequence ATGGCGAAGGATCCCTTCTACTACCAGCTCGACCAGGACTACCGCGGCACCCGCGTTCGTGTACATACCGCCGATTTCACCTACGAGGGCTGGTGTCGGATGTTTCACTACGATCAGCACGCGGTCCTACTGTACGATGTCGAGCGCGACGACGCCGAAGAGGTCGGCCCGGTCACGATCAGCGAACCCGAGACCATCGAACGCATCGAAGCGGGCGGACCGATCCGCGAGATCCGCGTCGACGCCATCCGACCGTCGCCGTATAACGCCCGCGAGTACGACGACCCCGATCACAAAACCTTCGTCAAGCAGACTCGCGAGCGAGGACACTTGCTTACCTTCCCCGCGGTACGACCGCTATCGGACGGTGAGTACGAAACTGTTGGCGGCCACAAGCGCATGGAAGCCGCCCGCCGGGCGGGCCTTGACGACCTTCCCGTCCGCGTGCTGGATCTCGACGACTGGGAAGCAGCACGGCGGTTCGTCGACGAGCACATCCCGGTTCAAGGGGCCAGTGAGCGCAACATGTACGGCCAGGAGGGCATCGACCACGCGCTCGCTCAGCTGCGCGAGAAGTGGTCCGACAAGCGACTCCGCGAACTCACACCGCTCAAACCGTATCTGGAAGAGAAGCTGGCGTCGACGCGCCACGAGGCGGTGCGACAGGGGTATGCCGGCAGTCACGCGCTCCGGTAG
- a CDS encoding replication factor A → MSTESKQMAGEAQTQNNAEIGGSSGSGGSGVDYPTGCAAINSTGRWLDMEVEVLELWDYSSVDAIGQGGLLGDSSGYIRFVTWASSDLDELKEGQSYALESVVTGEFDGNYTVKLNSETEITEISGPAAERDHLAADGDTAVALGTIDSADNWIDVKAEVDQLWEPSTDSIAQAGLLSSRSGSIKFVSWVTSDLPELEEGETYRLENVVTDEYEGRYSVKLTSETEIEQLNGVVAVTK, encoded by the coding sequence ATGTCCACGGAATCCAAGCAGATGGCCGGCGAGGCACAGACTCAGAACAACGCGGAAATCGGCGGTAGCAGCGGTAGCGGCGGTAGCGGTGTCGACTACCCGACTGGGTGTGCGGCGATCAACAGCACTGGCCGGTGGCTCGATATGGAAGTCGAAGTCCTCGAACTGTGGGACTACAGTTCGGTGGACGCAATCGGCCAGGGCGGTCTGCTTGGCGATTCGTCGGGCTACATCCGATTCGTCACGTGGGCGTCGTCGGACCTCGATGAGCTCAAAGAGGGCCAGTCGTACGCGCTGGAAAGCGTCGTCACTGGTGAGTTCGACGGCAACTACACGGTCAAACTCAATTCGGAAACCGAGATCACGGAGATCTCCGGCCCGGCTGCCGAGCGCGATCACCTCGCTGCTGACGGCGATACTGCCGTGGCGCTGGGGACGATCGATTCGGCCGACAACTGGATCGACGTCAAGGCCGAAGTCGACCAGCTGTGGGAGCCCTCCACCGACAGCATCGCCCAAGCCGGGCTGCTCTCAAGCCGGTCGGGGTCGATCAAATTCGTCTCCTGGGTCACTTCAGATCTGCCCGAGCTCGAAGAGGGTGAAACGTACAGGCTCGAAAACGTCGTGACTGACGAGTATGAAGGACGGTACTCGGTGAAGCTCACTTCGGAAACCGAAATCGAGCAGCTGAACGGCGTGGTCGCGGTGACCAAGTGA
- a CDS encoding MarR family transcriptional regulator gives MPVHLDTHDPKIDLTPGTTKSDIVAFLYNNPEXDPKIDLTPGTTKSDIVAFLYNNPEYGYKPSELREHLDVPHGTATTTLKRLHEAGYIGKTEDSYYHALEQRERLRRYVASLDQLDRMFTQPTDKGQPPASDTEGAPPERIDDAEIERELTELEDELEE, from the coding sequence ATGCCCGTTCACCTCGACACGCACGATCCCAAGATCGACCTGACGCCGGGAACCACGAAATCAGACATCGTGGCGTTTCTCTACAACAACCCCGAGTANGATCCCAAGATCGACCTGACGCCGGGAACCACGAAATCAGACATCGTGGCGTTTCTCTACAACAACCCCGAGTACGGGTACAAACCCTCTGAACTCAGGGAACACCTTGATGTCCCTCACGGGACCGCGACGACCACTCTCAAGCGGCTTCATGAAGCGGGTTATATCGGGAAAACCGAAGATAGCTATTACCACGCGCTTGAACAGCGAGAGAGGCTCCGGCGCTACGTCGCTAGTCTTGACCAGTTAGATCGGATGTTCACTCAACCGACTGACAAGGGTCAGCCACCAGCTTCTGACACAGAGGGTGCTCCTCCGGAACGGATAGACGACGCGGAGATTGAGCGTGAACTCACAGAACTGGAAGACGAGCTTGAGGAATGA